The Vibrio splendidus genome has a window encoding:
- a CDS encoding putative quinol monooxygenase produces MGKLTIIATIVSKEDKIELVKSEMIKLIDKTRVEDGCINYDLHQDNSNPAHFVFHENWESEAHLEKHLASQHIAEYMAATEDCIETFVLNKMTHIA; encoded by the coding sequence ATGGGCAAGCTAACGATTATTGCAACAATCGTCTCTAAAGAAGATAAGATTGAGTTAGTGAAATCAGAGATGATTAAATTGATCGACAAAACCCGTGTTGAAGACGGCTGTATTAACTACGATCTGCACCAAGATAACAGTAACCCTGCTCACTTCGTTTTTCATGAGAACTGGGAGTCTGAAGCTCATCTAGAGAAACACTTAGCGAGCCAACACATCGCCGAGTACATGGCTGCGACTGAAGATTGTATCGAAACCTTTGTGCTTAATAAAATGACTCACATTGCCTAA
- the manA gene encoding mannose-6-phosphate isomerase, class I: MSLFKLDNVIQNYAWGSKDSINQLFGIVNPNQEPQAEIWMGAHPNGCSKVGDTGEPLSHMIDENRIDVLGGYTAARFGELPFLFKVLAAETPLSIQVHPNKRKSELGFERENALGIPLNASNRNYKDPNHKPELVYALTFYKAMNGFRPIDDIIALFEEADIPSLAIELNVLKANADSDSLKSFFSAIMSLEGDRKASALNELYAAHARPAKTVMGREALQYSIEFKQHYPGDIGLFAPLMLNTVELAPGEAMFLFAETPHAYVQGTGLEIMANSDNVLRAGLTPKYIDVPELIDNTIFEPIKPEDIRLKPVLKEGKMSYPIPVDDFGFDILSATDESKSQYLRSAEILFCVEGEAAVTSEGCTVSLKPGESVFVSSNSSVYQYQGNGILARAFN, encoded by the coding sequence ATGTCTCTATTTAAACTCGACAACGTTATTCAAAACTACGCATGGGGAAGCAAAGACTCCATTAACCAACTGTTTGGTATTGTGAACCCAAACCAAGAACCTCAAGCAGAAATTTGGATGGGTGCTCATCCTAATGGTTGCTCAAAAGTAGGCGATACCGGTGAGCCGCTTTCTCACATGATTGATGAAAATAGAATCGATGTCTTAGGTGGGTACACGGCGGCACGTTTCGGTGAACTACCTTTCTTATTTAAGGTATTAGCAGCTGAAACACCGTTGTCGATTCAGGTTCATCCGAATAAGCGTAAATCTGAATTAGGTTTTGAGCGAGAGAATGCACTTGGTATCCCCTTGAATGCGTCAAATCGTAATTACAAAGATCCAAACCACAAGCCTGAGTTGGTTTATGCGTTGACCTTCTACAAAGCGATGAATGGCTTTCGTCCAATCGACGATATTATTGCCTTGTTCGAAGAAGCAGATATTCCTTCGTTAGCGATTGAGCTTAATGTACTTAAAGCCAATGCCGACAGTGATTCTCTGAAGTCTTTCTTTAGCGCAATTATGTCTCTTGAAGGTGACCGCAAAGCGTCTGCGCTTAATGAGCTTTATGCTGCACATGCGCGACCAGCTAAAACGGTCATGGGGCGTGAAGCTCTGCAATACAGCATTGAATTCAAACAGCACTATCCGGGTGATATTGGTTTGTTTGCCCCATTGATGCTCAACACGGTTGAACTGGCGCCCGGTGAAGCGATGTTCCTGTTCGCAGAAACACCTCACGCTTATGTTCAAGGCACAGGTTTGGAGATTATGGCAAACTCAGACAATGTGCTGCGCGCCGGTCTTACACCCAAATACATAGACGTTCCTGAGCTTATCGATAACACGATCTTTGAGCCGATTAAGCCAGAAGATATTCGTCTTAAGCCTGTATTGAAAGAGGGCAAGATGAGCTATCCGATTCCTGTGGATGACTTTGGATTTGATATCTTATCTGCGACTGATGAGAGCAAGTCACAGTATCTACGTAGCGCGGAGATCTTGTTCTGTGTGGAAGGAGAGGCGGCCGTCACCTCAGAAGGTTGTACAGTTTCTCTTAAGCCTGGAGAATCGGTCTTTGTAAGTAGTAATTCAAGTGTTTACCAATATCAAGGGAATGGCATTTTGGCTCGTGCTTTTAACTAG
- a CDS encoding glycerate kinase, with the protein MKIVIAPDSFKESLDAHQVASCIERGFSDVFPHAEFVKMPLADGGEGTVDVLLEALNGTKQSLQTTDPIGRECTAYWASLEQQVDGKSVNTALVEFAQASGLDRLTVEERSPLTASSFGTGLLIKDALDQGVEQIIIGLGGSATNDAGAGILQALGGKLLDKQGNELSGGGAELSQLASIDLDGLHPRCKEVTFVVACDVNNPLCGESGASAVFGPQKGVSKAQVEQLDTAIGHFADIAQARTGINHRDTAGFGAAGGTPLGLSLAFNIQIKAGIEMVLDALGADKVLDGASLVVTGEGQMDNQTLQGKTPFGIAQRAQKLNIPTIGIAGSLGQDVEKLYGSMSSLFGTVRSPQSLDQVLLEANQNLTRTARNIAATLKLGSQIFNEK; encoded by the coding sequence ATGAAAATTGTAATTGCCCCCGATTCATTTAAAGAATCACTCGACGCGCATCAAGTTGCGTCTTGTATTGAGCGTGGATTTTCCGACGTTTTTCCTCATGCAGAGTTTGTGAAAATGCCACTCGCCGATGGCGGAGAAGGCACGGTAGATGTGTTGCTAGAAGCGCTCAATGGTACCAAGCAAAGCTTGCAAACGACGGATCCAATCGGACGTGAATGTACGGCATATTGGGCTTCACTTGAACAACAGGTTGATGGCAAAAGCGTAAACACTGCCTTGGTAGAGTTTGCCCAAGCGTCGGGTTTAGACCGATTAACGGTAGAAGAAAGATCACCTTTAACTGCATCTTCGTTTGGCACAGGGCTATTGATTAAAGATGCTTTAGATCAAGGCGTTGAACAAATCATTATCGGCTTGGGCGGTAGCGCAACCAACGATGCAGGTGCAGGCATTTTACAAGCGTTGGGAGGCAAGTTATTAGACAAGCAAGGCAACGAGCTATCTGGTGGCGGTGCCGAATTAAGTCAGCTAGCAAGCATCGATCTTGATGGGCTGCACCCGAGATGTAAAGAAGTCACGTTCGTGGTCGCGTGTGATGTAAATAATCCACTGTGTGGCGAAAGCGGAGCAAGTGCTGTGTTTGGTCCGCAGAAGGGAGTATCAAAAGCTCAAGTTGAACAACTTGATACTGCGATCGGACACTTTGCCGATATCGCTCAAGCGCGTACGGGTATTAATCATCGAGACACAGCTGGTTTTGGTGCGGCTGGTGGTACACCACTGGGGTTAAGTCTTGCATTCAATATCCAAATTAAAGCGGGTATTGAGATGGTACTAGATGCCTTGGGTGCAGATAAGGTTCTTGACGGTGCTTCACTGGTCGTGACTGGAGAGGGGCAGATGGACAACCAAACCCTGCAAGGTAAAACACCTTTCGGTATCGCTCAGCGAGCTCAAAAGCTGAATATTCCAACGATAGGAATTGCGGGTTCTTTGGGGCAAGACGTTGAAAAGCTTTACGGTTCAATGTCTAGCTTATTTGGAACTGTACGTTCACCTCAGTCTTTAGACCAAGTTTTATTAGAAGCGAATCAAAACCTGACTCGTACTGCCCGTAATATCGCCGCCACGCTCAAGCTTGGCAGCCAGATTTTTAATGAGAAGTAA
- a CDS encoding acyl-CoA desaturase: protein MNSAEKPSTKKPPLIWLNIFVFSFSMLLAVVAAPVYGYFFGYGMEHWIWLAICFTFCNLSITTGYHRLWSHKAFEAHSSLRFLFALGGAFALQNSALHWSSDHRVHHKHVDNNDKDPYSAKRGFWYSHIGWMIRNYNTAMYTDYENCRDLKKDKIVMWQHKHYVLLALLMNFGVPIALGVIYGDVLGMLLIVGAVRLVLNHHTTFFINSLAHIWGSQPFTDKNTARDNGVLAVLTFGEGYHNFHHIFENDYRNGIYWWQYDPTKWLIKSASLMGLASKLKKTPQARIEKAEASMLLKRTQQKIMHRADKQQIAEKLQQEFDALVSNMNEYYEVKKQLIESKREDVVKKYEHSVLKVRYQQIKMNFEQQKKNWAMTVEQYA from the coding sequence ATGAATAGTGCCGAAAAACCATCAACAAAAAAGCCACCACTAATCTGGCTCAATATTTTTGTATTCTCTTTTAGCATGCTGTTAGCTGTTGTCGCGGCTCCCGTTTATGGCTACTTTTTTGGCTATGGTATGGAGCACTGGATATGGCTAGCGATCTGTTTTACGTTCTGTAACCTTTCTATCACGACGGGTTATCACCGCTTATGGTCACACAAAGCATTTGAAGCGCATTCAAGCCTAAGATTTCTATTTGCATTAGGTGGCGCATTTGCTTTACAAAACAGCGCGCTACACTGGTCTTCTGATCACCGTGTGCACCACAAGCATGTCGATAACAACGACAAAGACCCATACTCAGCAAAGCGTGGCTTTTGGTATTCGCACATCGGCTGGATGATTCGTAATTACAACACTGCAATGTACACAGATTACGAAAATTGTCGCGACCTGAAAAAAGATAAGATTGTTATGTGGCAGCACAAGCATTACGTTTTATTGGCACTACTTATGAACTTCGGTGTTCCAATCGCATTAGGTGTAATTTACGGTGACGTGCTTGGCATGTTGTTAATTGTGGGTGCAGTTCGTTTGGTCCTCAACCACCACACCACATTCTTCATTAACTCTCTTGCTCACATCTGGGGTAGCCAACCTTTTACCGACAAAAATACAGCGCGTGACAACGGTGTGCTAGCGGTACTCACTTTTGGCGAAGGCTACCACAACTTCCACCACATCTTTGAGAACGACTACCGTAACGGCATCTACTGGTGGCAATACGATCCAACAAAATGGTTGATTAAGAGTGCTTCTTTAATGGGCTTAGCAAGTAAGCTTAAGAAAACACCACAAGCTCGTATTGAAAAAGCCGAAGCATCAATGTTATTAAAGCGCACGCAGCAAAAAATCATGCACCGTGCCGATAAGCAACAAATCGCGGAAAAGCTTCAACAAGAGTTCGATGCGCTTGTATCAAACATGAACGAATACTACGAAGTCAAAAAGCAGCTAATTGAAAGTAAACGCGAAGACGTTGTGAAAAAGTACGAACACTCAGTACTTAAGGTTCGTTACCAACAAATCAAAATGAATTTTGAACAGCAGAAGAAAAATTGGGCGATGACAGTGGAACAATATGCTTAA
- a CDS encoding endonuclease/exonuclease/phosphatase family protein: MKLLKTSIAFAISSALLIGCSSDTDYVQPEEVKIATYNLSFDRATFQDLVTEMQIEPSAQTKLVTDYLDNTIDDADKETAAKVIQIRNVAAVIQKNRPDVLMMAEFNNDGTGTDKSALEGFQKNYLSVAQSIEGAGGDANLEPISYPYFESYSTNTGLLNEFGFDLDNDGTPGTLPGDAWGFGFYHGQYAFALMSKYEIDTANTRTFQEFKWKDLEGATIPTITVCDGSNTIPAGMSCGDEWYSAEEWEEVRLSSKNHVDAPILIPTKDGTETVHLLMSHPTPPAFDVGKNIEQNAAEVDFWHQYIQNKSFIYDDSGKTGGLEQGKHFVMMGDQNLDPVDGDGISSVMQDLHNDALVNQDVTNGSLYPTSYGAAEHAVDKSSSHPQPNRITSTFGLAVDYALPSASLNIVESGVYWSASYEEGRKLFNDSRIGDYGNGKDVSSDHRMVWIKADFSN; the protein is encoded by the coding sequence ATGAAATTGTTAAAAACATCTATCGCTTTCGCCATCTCTTCCGCACTTTTGATCGGGTGCAGTAGTGACACAGATTACGTTCAACCTGAAGAAGTAAAGATCGCGACTTACAACTTGTCTTTTGATCGTGCCACCTTCCAAGACCTTGTAACGGAAATGCAGATTGAGCCAAGCGCTCAAACAAAACTAGTGACCGACTATTTGGATAACACGATTGATGACGCTGACAAAGAAACGGCAGCAAAAGTTATTCAGATCCGCAACGTCGCAGCTGTGATTCAAAAGAATCGCCCTGACGTGCTTATGATGGCTGAATTTAACAATGACGGCACAGGTACTGATAAATCAGCGCTAGAAGGTTTTCAAAAGAACTATCTCTCTGTCGCTCAAAGTATTGAAGGCGCAGGTGGCGACGCGAACCTAGAGCCAATTTCATACCCATATTTTGAAAGCTACTCTACTAACACAGGTTTACTAAACGAGTTTGGTTTTGACTTAGATAATGATGGTACTCCTGGAACATTGCCAGGAGATGCATGGGGCTTCGGTTTCTACCATGGTCAATACGCGTTTGCTCTAATGTCTAAGTATGAGATAGACACTGCCAACACCCGTACATTCCAAGAGTTCAAATGGAAAGATCTTGAAGGTGCGACTATTCCAACAATCACTGTTTGTGATGGGTCAAATACGATCCCTGCAGGCATGAGCTGCGGCGATGAATGGTACTCAGCTGAAGAGTGGGAAGAAGTTCGTTTATCTTCAAAGAACCACGTTGATGCACCAATCCTAATTCCTACCAAAGATGGTACAGAAACCGTTCACTTATTGATGTCACACCCTACTCCACCCGCTTTTGACGTAGGTAAGAACATCGAGCAAAACGCAGCAGAAGTAGACTTCTGGCACCAATACATCCAAAACAAATCGTTCATCTATGACGACTCAGGAAAAACTGGTGGTTTGGAACAAGGTAAACACTTTGTCATGATGGGCGATCAAAACCTAGACCCAGTAGATGGCGATGGTATTAGTTCTGTAATGCAGGACTTGCACAATGATGCATTAGTTAACCAAGATGTCACCAATGGCAGCTTGTATCCGACAAGTTACGGTGCTGCTGAGCATGCCGTCGATAAATCATCGTCTCACCCACAGCCAAACCGTATCACTTCGACGTTTGGACTTGCTGTTGATTACGCACTGCCGTCAGCTTCACTGAACATTGTTGAATCTGGTGTTTATTGGTCAGCTTCGTACGAAGAAGGACGCAAGCTATTCAATGACTCACGAATTGGTGATTATGGTAACGGAAAGGATGTTTCTTCAGATCACCGTATGGTTTGGATCAAAGCTGATTTCAGTAACTAA
- a CDS encoding GNAT family N-acetyltransferase has protein sequence MEIKVAEYKDYERIAQLHADSWKLYYRGILADDYLENDVLEDRSVIWQTRLINPPFNQHVLLLEEGGLLVGFVCAFGNHNFERGTFIDALHVDNNYHGRGVGKRLLSELSKWLQQYYSDSGLYLEVMSENHQAIAFYQAIGGKEELEQVWNAPCGSQVNEKVISWSSPVELEQKTASVVYS, from the coding sequence ATGGAAATTAAGGTAGCTGAATATAAAGATTATGAGCGGATTGCCCAATTACACGCGGATAGCTGGAAGCTATATTACCGTGGCATTCTTGCTGATGATTACCTAGAAAATGATGTTTTGGAGGACAGATCTGTTATTTGGCAGACTCGTTTGATTAATCCTCCTTTCAACCAACATGTTTTATTGCTTGAAGAAGGCGGTTTACTGGTTGGTTTCGTCTGCGCGTTTGGTAATCACAACTTTGAACGTGGTACGTTCATTGATGCGTTACACGTAGACAATAATTACCACGGTCGTGGTGTTGGCAAGCGTCTATTGTCTGAATTGTCAAAGTGGTTGCAGCAATACTATTCTGATTCGGGGCTTTACCTAGAGGTGATGTCTGAGAACCACCAAGCGATTGCTTTTTATCAGGCGATTGGTGGCAAAGAAGAACTAGAGCAAGTTTGGAACGCACCATGTGGCAGCCAAGTGAATGAAAAAGTGATTTCTTGGAGCTCTCCCGTTGAACTTGAACAGAAAACAGCGAGCGTTGTGTATTCTTAG